A window of uncultured Methanoregula sp. genomic DNA:
ATATGCTGCAACAAGGATGATGATGATGAGCGGGATGAGGACCGCAATGACCACGGCAATGACTGCTCTCTCGGTACTCATTTCCTGGAGTTCGCGGATCCCGATGATGCCAAGAACCAGGGACCAGAGGGCAAAGAGGAACCCGACAAAGGGGATCCAGCCGAGAAGAAGCCGGGGAGTGCTCCCGTAGATCACCGCGTTTATCGTCTGCATGATTCCCTTGCGGCCGCCAAGGATGTACACCCAGAGGTGGAGCCAGGCGCCAAGGACGAGGGTGCAGATGAACCCGCCAATCAGGATCATAACAAAGACAAGGACCGGGATGGCAAGCCCGAAACTCATCCCGTTAAACAGCTTCAGGGTCTCGATCCCGACAGCCGTAATAACGGCCGAGAGGATGGCATTGAAGAGAAGAAGAACGCCAAAATACGTAAATACCGCCCGGGGTTCATCAGCTCTGGACTGCTGGAATGTCTCAACAGGGTTCAGGAGAAATCCTTTCACTTTGGTAACCAGGGTATCTATCATACATTCACCGGTTGTATCTCATGAAATATTAAGGAAACCAGAAAATCCGCATTTTGCAAAAACAGGATTCCAAAGGAAATTTTCGGCAAAATTCCTGCACGGTACCCGTTGTAACGGGGAGGGACCGGATGATCTGCAGCAGCGGGCCGGGAATTATTACGGTGATCTTCAGGGATCGACCTCAGCGCAACACCACCGGTTTTCTGATGCCGGGAATGACCGGATAAAGAAATGACCTGATAAAAAAATCCAGCTATTCTTCGCACTTGAACTCGATATCCTCGTTCATGTGCTCATAGCCCCAGTCGCAGAGCTGATCGAGGATCGGGATGAGGGACTCGGCTTTTTTGGTAAGCGAATATTCCACTTTCGGCGGGACCTGCGGGTAGACTTTCCTGACAACAAGGCCGTCTTTCTCCAGTTCACGGAGCTCTTTTGTCAGCATCCGCTGGGTGATCCGGGGCGTCACCCGGTCCACGATCTGGCTGAACCGCAGGGTCCCGTCCCTGAGCTGGTAGATGACCAGCGGTTTCCATTTACCCCCGATTACGTCCAGGGTTGCTTCGATTCCCCAGCTGTACTTATATTTTTTCGGCGTGGTTTCCAATAGTATCATTCCTGTCAGTATGGAACATTTTTGTTTGTATGCACTATATTTGTCATACATACTTGATATATACTAAAGGTAACCGGGCGATAGCTGCAGAAGCAGGCGATGGTTGAAAAATTTCATAAATTACTATAAAAACGCCCCGGCATCACCTGAAAGAGGTATCCATGAATCAACGGGTTTTAGTATTATCGGCAAGTCCCAGAAAGGGCGGGAATTCCGATCTGTTATGCGACCAGTTTATGAAAGGCGCGACCGAATCCGGAAATCAGGCAGAGAAGATCTTCTTAAGAGAGAAAAAGATCCATTTCTGCCTGGGCTGCATGATATGCCGGAGTAACGGAGGACAATGCGTCCAGAAGGATGACATGGCCGGCCTTTTGGAAAAAATGACTGCAGCCAACGTCATCGTTATGGCAACTCCCGTTTATTTTTACACCCTGAATGCCCAGATGAAGACCCTGATTGACAGGACTCTCCCGAAATATCCCGATTTCGGTACCAAGGACATCTATTTCATCGTCACTGCAGCGAACCCGGATAAAGAAGCGCTTGAAAGGACAGTTGAAGGATTCAGGGGATTTTTATCCTGTTACCCCGGCCTGAACGAGAAAGGAACCATCTATGGGACCGGTGCCGGGAAGATCGGGGAGATCAAAGGAAGTCCGGCGATGAAACAGGCATATGAAATGGGAAAGAATGTGTAAGGAAGCCGAAATGCGTTTTTGGATGCCAGAAAAAACGGCATGAGAATTTAAAAGGACAAAACAGATATCGGGGACATTGCGATGGATCATCAGAACTTATTAAAAAAAGGTGAATGAAGATGCTGTACAGGAAAATTCCCAGGACCGGTGACGAGCTTTCCATTCTCGGGTTCGGGTGCATGCGCCTGCCCATGAGAGCGGATGGCTCGATCGATGAAGAGAGAGGAATTGCGCAGGTACGCTTTGCAATCGACCATGGCGTGAACTATGTTGACACGGCCTGGCCGTACCACATGGGTGCAAGCGAGCCGTTCGTGGGGCGTGCCCTTGCCGGAGGTTATCGCGAGAGAGTGAACATCGCAACAAAACTTCCCTCCTGGCTCATTGAAAAACGGGAAGATATGGAGCGGTTCCTCAATGCCCAGCTGGAAAAACTCCGGACAGACCATATCGACTATTACCTTGTCCATGCCCTTGTCGGCGACCTGTGGGATACGGTCGAGAAACTCGGCGTTGCCGATTTCCTTGATACGGCCAAAGCCGATGGCCGGATCAGGAACGCAGGCTTCTCCTTCCATGGAGCAGGAACGGATTTCAACCGGATCGTGGACGCATACCCGTGGGACTTCTGCCAGATCCAGTACAATTTCCTGGACGAGAAGAACCAGGCGGGCACGGCCGGCCTGGAATATGCAGCAAAAAAAGGACTCGGCGTCATCATCATGGAGCCCCTGCGGGGAGGGAACCTGACAAAGACCGTGCCACCCGCGGTACAGAACCTCTGGGACGAGGCCCCGGTCCGGAGAACCGCTGCGGAATGGGCTCTCCGCTGGGTCTGGAACCATCCGGAAGTCACCGTCGTCCTCTCCGGCATGAACGAGGAGGCGCATATCCGGGAGAATCTTAAGCTCGCAGACCAGGCGTACCCCCGTTCGCTGACGGATGAGGAACTGGATATTGTACACAAAGTGGAGCTGAAATACCGCGAACTGATGAAAGTGGGCTGCACCGGCTGCCGGTACTGCATGCCCTGCCCGTCGGGAGTGAACATTCCGCTCTGTTTCGAGGAATACAACAATCTCTCCTTTGCCGATAATACCGAGATGGAAAAATTCATGTATGCTGCCCGGGCGGGGGGAGCGGTCGGCATAGGAGAGCCGGAGTTTGCATCCCTGTGTGTCCAGTGCGGGCAGTGCGTTGAGAAATGTCCCCAGCATATCGACATCCCCACAGTTCTCGCATCGGTTGTGGAAGAGCTGGAAGGCCCTGACCTGGAGAAGAGAGTTGAGATGGCAAAACAGGTGTTCAGGCAGACGTGAGAACGGCAACGTCACCTTTTTAAAAAGATCGATCCTGAAAAAGAAGTCCGGGCAATGTGCGGGCAGCTAAATTATTTCCCGCTGTCGTACCCGCACCGCTTGCACCGGTAACTGCCGTCAGGTTTTTTGACGATATTGGGATCCTGGCACCGGTCGCAGACCGGGCGGTCGTGTTTTACCTTGATATTCTGGGGTTGTTTTTCCATGGGGATTGATTGGCGAGAATCCCTAAATACGTATGCACCGGTTCGTTTGGCAGGGCAACCGGCCGGTATTCTCCAGACATCTCCGGACATTACGGAGAAAATCCCGACTCCGGGTTTTTTACGATCAACAGATGCCGTATCAGGTTTACAGGACCGCAATGCAGGACTATACGAAAATCCTCTCGAGAGATGCATGGGGTTTTCGGCCGGCAGTACTACCGGAACGATCAAAATCCACCTCAATAAAACGGGCATATTCCATCTGATCCGGCTCGGGCTGGCCTATGCAGTCAGACTGACACCGAGATCCAGGCCCACAAATTTCAGCAGCAGGGAAAGAAAATCGGGGGCTTTTTTCACACCGGGGGCTGATGATTGATTCTCGGGGGTCCCGGGGCCCAGTTCCGATATGCGGTCCATAGCGCCAAGGAAGTTCTTCGTGGAGTTATCCGTCGGGGCGGCGATCACGCCTTTTGATGAGATGACCTCGAGTGCATTGCCAACATCTGCAGATGAGACATCCTGCGGGGACGAGACCAGGCTTATTGCAGAATTGAGATCCTGTGCCGATGAGGTGACCTGCGGGGGGGTTATATCTTTTGCATAGATCATCTCTTTCTGGGGAGGGGCTTTCTGGGCTGAACCTGCCGGGGTGACAATTGTCCATGCAGCCGCAGGAGATGTTGCCGGGGAGGTCTTCCATGCAGCGGTATTCCGGACTGATGAGCCGGATGATGGAGTTGACTGTGCCGGCTGAGTAGCGATCTTCTCAAGCAGGGAGTTCCTGTTGGCCTGCAGGAGTGTGTCTGAAGGGTCAAGACCGAGGCCATACGTATAGGCCCGGAGGGAGTCATCGTACCTGCCCATGTTCTGGAGTGCCACGCCTTTGCCGTTCCAGGCAGCAACATAATTCTCGTTCCGCAGCAAGGCCTGGTCGAAAGCATCATTGGCTTCCCGGAATCTGCCAAGTTCGTTGAGGGAAACGCCCTTGCCATACCATGCGGGAGCATACTCCCCGTCAAGATAAAGGGCATTGTTGAAAGCATCGAACGCCTCATGGTATTTACCAAGACCGGCCAATTCGTTGCCTTTGGCATTCCAATCCAGGACCGCCTTTTCCGTTGCCTGGACCGGGTGTGCCGGTAAAAAGAGAAGGAAGAGCAGGATAAACATCGATATCCGATAGTTTTTTTTGTTCATCCTGACTCTTCGCCCCCGATACAGTACCTTGTATATACGACCTGAAGATTAAAGTACGCATTCTGGTACAGGAATACCGGGAGCCGGACTTGCCAGGGTTTTCCGGTCAGACAGATCCCACCACCCTTATCCCGCCAGCCGCCACAAATATACTCAATTATGCACCAAGAGCCCGATGCGACGCTGACTCCTGCCGGTTCGTTTGCGGATCTTCCCTGGTTCTCCGCGTCCTGGCAGAACCTTTCCTGGACAGAATGGATCCCGTTCTCCGCAACAAAAGCAGAGTTCAAAGAGATCCCAAATGAGCCAGGGATCTACCGCATCCGTCCTGCGGGAAAAGATTTCCTCATGTACATCAGCGAGACAAACCGTACCCTGCACCAGCGAATAAACGAGTTGCGCCAGAACCTCAGAAGAACCGACCTGATGCCCTGGAACGACCCGGATTTATCGGCACCGGCACTCTGGGCCTGGCGGGATGCCGAAGGATACGGGTTCGAATGTTCTGCAGTCCCCCTTGATGCCTCTGCGGGAGGCCGGAGGGCCATGGAAAACTTTCTCATCTCCCGTTACCGTCAGGAATATGGCGCATCCCCGGTCTGCAGTTTCGGGCATTTCCACCCGAGATACCGCAGGTCCACGAACCGGAGCGAGGGGCGGCGGGGAGGACTGCTCAGGGAGGACCAGAAGGACAACCCGGCAGGGTTGCCCGGTCTCCCCCCGCTGCCGGAAACAGGCCGGCCGGGCGATCCGGCCTGGATGGGGATCAGCTGGAGCAGTTCGCAGGCCCTCACTCCCGAAAACGTAAAAACCGTCCCCCCCGGATCCGGCCTCTTTATCCTTTCGGAATCAGCATCGGAGGAAATTCTGTACATCGGCCAGGCAGTGGATTGCAGGGAACGGCTCCTGGACCAGTGTAGACGTGAGCGGGCGGGGCACGAGATCCTGTTCACGTACCATATCCCGGAAAAATCCCTCCTCCCGCACCAGTTGAGGGAATGGGAATGCGATCTTCTCGGGAATTATTTCAGCATGACAAAAAAAGCACCGGCACTCCAGTACCCGGCTCACGGGCAATAACTTTTTTTACCAGACCGGTTATTCAGAGATCATGGACCGGGAACTCCCCGGCCCGGGAAGGTCCGTTATGAATCCGTTCTCAGATAACCTCGCATTCACGGGTCTTGAGGCCGCAATAGTCCTCATAGCATTTGTTGTCGTTGCTGCGGTTTTCTCCTATGTAGTGCTCGGTGCCGGGTTCTTCACAACCCAGAAGAGCCAGGAAGTTGTTCACACAGGAGTCCAGCAGGACAGCTCAACTTTGGAGATTGTCGGTAATGTGTATGGTATCGGGACCGCGGGAGTCTCCATAGATACAATCAATTTCACCTGCGCCCTTGCACCAGGAGGAACACCGGTTGATTTCGACAAGGTTGTGCTCACTTACAGCAATGCCTCGGTCCTTGAGACCCTGACACATGCGGGATCCGGCAGGCCCCTGACAATGCCTTTGCCCGGCCAGTGGTCGATCACTGCAGTCCAGAACGAGAGAACCACGGACGATGTTCTGGAAAAAGGCGAGGAGTTCGATATCACGGCAAAACCGACAAACCCGGTAGTAAAGAATGACATATTCCAGATTGACGTAAAACCGGTGATAGGCCCGGCGCTTGCAATCATCAGGACCGCCCCTGCATCGATCCAGAAAGTGAATGTTATCTTCTGATCTTTTTTTCCGGCCGGGCCGGCCTGCCGGGCTGAAAGGATAGTCTTCATTACGGGGGGATATTTCGGATGGGATATGGGAAGCGATATCCGGAGTATCGTTCTTATCAGATGACCGGCCGGAATCAGTTTATTTTGATGGCAATGATGCAATCCGTTCTCCGGGTCTGAACAGATTAAACGGGTTTTGGTTGTAATTTCTTGCCGTTTTCAAGTAAATCCGGCCGCTCACCAGATACGACCCGGAACATCAGGAGTCATCTATTGCAATAACCTGCACCGGACAGAGATCTGCTGCATCCTTAACACAGGCGGCCAGGTCACCAGGGGCAACACCTTCCGCGATATTTCCCGTTACCCGGAATTCTTCCTTGATCCGGCTGAATGAATCGTCAGGGTTCTCTTCAAAGAATGCCGGGCAGGCATCCCAGCAGGATCCACAACTGACACAACCGGATCGATCAAGAACGACTTTCATACACATTCTCCTGATACCGGGCAGGAGTTAATAGTGATTGTTCGAAAGAGAAAAGAGAGATTTCATCTAAAGTAGCGGACTGCTGGCAGCGGCAGCGTGGGTTTACCGGTCAGGACCGGGTATTATTCATCCGGTACATCCCTTTTGGCACCAGGATCTCGAACCGGGCCCCGGTGCCGAAAATCCCGGTCTCCCGTATGGTGATGCGGGTCGGGGCAAGGATCTCGCGGACAAGGAAGAGACCAAGGCCGGTATTTTTCCCGAACCCCCGCTCGAAAATCTTCTCTTTCTGGCCTGGTTCGATTCCGATCCCGTTGTCTTCCCATACAAGGGTCATGCCTTCCGGCGTGAAAGACGCAGTGACCGAGATCCTGCTCACCCGCTCGCCATGCCGGAGCGAGTTGTCAAGCAGGTTGAAAAATACTTTCGGGAGCATCGGGTCGCAAAAGACCTTAAGACCCTGCACACTGGCTGAAAATGCGATCTGCCCGGGCAGGTTCGAACGGGGCAGCAGGGCATCGATATCCTGCCATTGCGGGTCATGGTTC
This region includes:
- a CDS encoding YIP1 family protein, giving the protein MIDTLVTKVKGFLLNPVETFQQSRADEPRAVFTYFGVLLLFNAILSAVITAVGIETLKLFNGMSFGLAIPVLVFVMILIGGFICTLVLGAWLHLWVYILGGRKGIMQTINAVIYGSTPRLLLGWIPFVGFLFALWSLVLGIIGIRELQEMSTERAVIAVVIAVLIPLIIIILVAAYFITSVMSVTSIPAAPLNS
- a CDS encoding helix-turn-helix domain-containing protein encodes the protein METTPKKYKYSWGIEATLDVIGGKWKPLVIYQLRDGTLRFSQIVDRVTPRITQRMLTKELRELEKDGLVVRKVYPQVPPKVEYSLTKKAESLIPILDQLCDWGYEHMNEDIEFKCEE
- a CDS encoding flavodoxin family protein; its protein translation is MNQRVLVLSASPRKGGNSDLLCDQFMKGATESGNQAEKIFLREKKIHFCLGCMICRSNGGQCVQKDDMAGLLEKMTAANVIVMATPVYFYTLNAQMKTLIDRTLPKYPDFGTKDIYFIVTAANPDKEALERTVEGFRGFLSCYPGLNEKGTIYGTGAGKIGEIKGSPAMKQAYEMGKNV
- a CDS encoding aldo/keto reductase — translated: MKMLYRKIPRTGDELSILGFGCMRLPMRADGSIDEERGIAQVRFAIDHGVNYVDTAWPYHMGASEPFVGRALAGGYRERVNIATKLPSWLIEKREDMERFLNAQLEKLRTDHIDYYLVHALVGDLWDTVEKLGVADFLDTAKADGRIRNAGFSFHGAGTDFNRIVDAYPWDFCQIQYNFLDEKNQAGTAGLEYAAKKGLGVIIMEPLRGGNLTKTVPPAVQNLWDEAPVRRTAAEWALRWVWNHPEVTVVLSGMNEEAHIRENLKLADQAYPRSLTDEELDIVHKVELKYRELMKVGCTGCRYCMPCPSGVNIPLCFEEYNNLSFADNTEMEKFMYAARAGGAVGIGEPEFASLCVQCGQCVEKCPQHIDIPTVLASVVEELEGPDLEKRVEMAKQVFRQT
- a CDS encoding tetratricopeptide repeat protein, with translation MNKKNYRISMFILLFLLFLPAHPVQATEKAVLDWNAKGNELAGLGKYHEAFDAFNNALYLDGEYAPAWYGKGVSLNELGRFREANDAFDQALLRNENYVAAWNGKGVALQNMGRYDDSLRAYTYGLGLDPSDTLLQANRNSLLEKIATQPAQSTPSSGSSVRNTAAWKTSPATSPAAAWTIVTPAGSAQKAPPQKEMIYAKDITPPQVTSSAQDLNSAISLVSSPQDVSSADVGNALEVISSKGVIAAPTDNSTKNFLGAMDRISELGPGTPENQSSAPGVKKAPDFLSLLLKFVGLDLGVSLTA
- a CDS encoding archaellin/type IV pilin N-terminal domain-containing protein; this encodes MDRELPGPGRSVMNPFSDNLAFTGLEAAIVLIAFVVVAAVFSYVVLGAGFFTTQKSQEVVHTGVQQDSSTLEIVGNVYGIGTAGVSIDTINFTCALAPGGTPVDFDKVVLTYSNASVLETLTHAGSGRPLTMPLPGQWSITAVQNERTTDDVLEKGEEFDITAKPTNPVVKNDIFQIDVKPVIGPALAIIRTAPASIQKVNVIF
- a CDS encoding ferredoxin, whose translation is MKVVLDRSGCVSCGSCWDACPAFFEENPDDSFSRIKEEFRVTGNIAEGVAPGDLAACVKDAADLCPVQVIAIDDS